The following are from one region of the Pectobacterium actinidiae genome:
- a CDS encoding DUF1283 family protein, which yields MNHYSFSSLIRAFIPLSLVIVSAAWQPAALADTRHIIVESGDSALSKEAARQSKEQWDSTRSLRNKVNNRVEKEFDKTEKAIDGREKCNASYNVNAYWENTTDRCLDRRTGRPVTP from the coding sequence ATGAACCACTACTCTTTTTCTTCTTTGATTCGGGCTTTCATCCCGCTTTCTCTGGTTATCGTTTCCGCTGCCTGGCAACCTGCTGCACTGGCAGATACGCGCCATATCATTGTTGAGTCCGGCGACAGCGCGTTATCAAAAGAAGCGGCGCGTCAAAGCAAGGAGCAATGGGATTCAACCCGTTCGCTGCGTAATAAAGTCAATAACCGCGTTGAGAAAGAATTCGATAAAACCGAAAAAGCGATTGATGGGCGTGAAAAATGTAACGCCAGCTACAACGTCAATGCTTACTGGGAAAACACCACCGATCGCTGCCTCGATCGTCGTACTGGTCGTCCGGTTACCCCTTGA
- the ydfG gene encoding bifunctional NADP-dependent 3-hydroxy acid dehydrogenase/3-hydroxypropionate dehydrogenase YdfG encodes MIIFVTGATAGFGESITRKFISAGHKVIATGRRQERLDALKTELGDALYPLKLDVRDRQAIEQAVATLPAEWRTIDVLVNNAGLALGLEPAHKASVDDWENMIDTNNKGLVFMTRALLPAMVERNIGHVINIGSTAGNWPYAGGNVYGASKAFVQQFSLGLRADLSGTRIRVTNIEPGLVGGTEFSAVRFKGNDDKVSKTYDNTTPLTAEDVSEAVFWVATLPAHVNINTLEMMPVSQSFAGLSVHREG; translated from the coding sequence ATGATTATTTTTGTTACCGGTGCAACAGCTGGGTTTGGTGAGTCAATTACGCGTAAGTTTATTAGTGCGGGCCATAAAGTGATCGCGACGGGTCGCCGTCAGGAACGCTTGGATGCGCTGAAGACGGAACTGGGCGATGCGCTGTATCCGTTAAAACTGGACGTGCGCGACCGTCAGGCGATTGAACAGGCCGTTGCCACCCTGCCAGCCGAATGGCGGACGATTGATGTGCTGGTCAACAACGCCGGGCTGGCGCTGGGTCTGGAGCCTGCGCATAAAGCGTCGGTAGACGATTGGGAAAATATGATTGATACCAACAACAAAGGGCTGGTGTTTATGACGCGCGCGCTGCTGCCAGCCATGGTGGAGCGTAATATCGGTCACGTCATCAACATCGGTTCTACCGCAGGAAACTGGCCTTATGCGGGCGGTAACGTGTACGGTGCCAGCAAGGCGTTCGTCCAGCAGTTTAGCCTGGGTTTACGTGCGGACCTGTCTGGCACCCGAATCCGCGTAACCAATATCGAACCGGGTCTGGTCGGTGGAACCGAGTTCTCGGCCGTGCGTTTCAAAGGTAACGATGACAAAGTCAGCAAAACGTATGACAACACGACGCCGCTGACGGCTGAAGATGTGTCTGAAGCCGTTTTCTGGGTTGCCACGCTGCCAGCACACGTCAACATCAACACATTGGAAATGATGCCGGTTAGCCAATCTTTTGCCGGTTTAAGCGTACACCGCGAGGGCTGA
- a CDS encoding pyridoxal phosphate-dependent aminotransferase: MNFLINESDVLNPKRRALLKLSGALLGTAAVTTGLSSRVFAEIQPENAAFTAPSATNPIRINFNENPLGMSPKAQAAAREAVVKANRYAKNEILLLGNKLAAHHQVEAPSILLTAGSSEGIRAAIEAYASLGAQLVIPELTYGDGEHFAKIAGINVTKVKMLDNWAFDIEGLKAAVASYSGPSIVYLVNPNNPTGTITPADVIEPWIASKPANTMFIVDEAYAEFVNDPRFRSISPMISQGAENIILLKTFSKIHAMAGMRVGYAVAHPNVIALMGKHVAGEKINFSGVDAALASMNDSAFITYSKKSNDVSRQILLKALDELKLPYLPSEGNFVFHQLVVPLKDYQKHMADSGVLIGRAFPPADNWCRISLGTPQEMQWVADTMREFRKKNWI; this comes from the coding sequence ATGAATTTTTTAATCAATGAAAGCGACGTGTTAAACCCGAAACGCAGAGCATTATTAAAACTTTCTGGCGCCCTGCTGGGAACGGCGGCGGTAACCACAGGGTTAAGCTCGCGGGTTTTTGCCGAGATACAGCCCGAGAACGCGGCATTTACCGCACCGTCGGCCACGAATCCAATCCGTATTAACTTCAATGAAAATCCACTGGGTATGTCGCCCAAGGCGCAAGCCGCCGCGCGCGAGGCCGTCGTGAAAGCCAACCGCTATGCAAAGAATGAAATTTTACTGCTTGGCAATAAGCTGGCGGCGCATCATCAGGTCGAGGCCCCTTCCATCCTGTTAACAGCCGGATCGTCCGAAGGCATCCGGGCGGCAATTGAAGCCTACGCATCGCTGGGTGCACAGTTGGTGATTCCTGAATTAACCTATGGCGATGGCGAACACTTTGCCAAAATTGCCGGCATTAACGTCACGAAAGTCAAAATGCTCGACAACTGGGCGTTCGATATTGAAGGGCTAAAAGCGGCCGTGGCCAGTTACAGCGGTCCCTCCATCGTTTATCTGGTCAATCCGAACAACCCAACGGGTACGATTACCCCGGCTGATGTCATCGAACCGTGGATTGCCAGCAAGCCGGCCAATACGATGTTTATCGTTGACGAGGCCTACGCCGAGTTCGTCAACGATCCACGTTTTCGTTCTATTTCGCCGATGATTAGCCAAGGTGCAGAGAACATTATTCTGCTCAAAACCTTCTCCAAAATACACGCTATGGCCGGTATGCGCGTTGGATATGCCGTCGCTCATCCCAACGTCATTGCGTTGATGGGAAAGCATGTCGCGGGTGAAAAAATCAACTTTAGCGGCGTAGATGCCGCATTGGCATCCATGAACGACTCGGCATTCATTACCTACAGCAAAAAGAGTAATGATGTGTCGCGCCAAATCCTGTTGAAAGCGTTAGATGAGCTGAAATTGCCTTACTTACCGTCAGAGGGAAACTTTGTTTTCCACCAATTGGTCGTGCCACTTAAGGATTACCAAAAGCATATGGCAGACTCCGGCGTGCTGATTGGTCGTGCGTTTCCTCCTGCGGATAACTGGTGTCGCATCTCGTTGGGGACACCGCAGGAAATGCAGTGGGTTGCGGATACCATGCGAGAATTCCGTAAGAAAAATTGGATTTAA
- a CDS encoding glycosyl transferase: protein MSEFYQDGIITNFHNLTQRSTEELEYELQVFSGQNSMGLILPSLYSELEGPALSHIVDQLSQVSYLGEIVIGLDRADREQFLYARKFFSRLPHRHRILWNDGPRLKALSDELAEKSLAPEEPGKGRNVWFCVGYTLASRRSDCVALHDCDIVTYDRAMLARLLYPVANPHFNYDFCKGYYARVAEGKLNGRVGRLLVYPLLKSLQKVYGNSDYLDYMRSYRYPLSGEFAMRTTILNNLRIPGDWGLEIGVLSEIYRGTATRRICQVDIADRYDHKHQPMSEDDPNAGLQRMATDITKALYRKLAILGVNITTDSFRVLRATYYRTALDMIDAFEHDARMNGLSFDRHKEESAVELFSDVITFSGHAYSDVLGDKPFVPSWNRVQSAFPDILERLYAAVEADNQET, encoded by the coding sequence ATGAGCGAATTTTATCAAGACGGCATCATTACCAATTTTCACAATCTCACTCAGCGCAGCACGGAAGAGCTGGAGTATGAACTTCAGGTATTTTCCGGGCAAAACAGCATGGGGCTGATTCTGCCATCGCTGTATTCTGAGCTGGAAGGCCCTGCGCTGAGCCACATTGTCGATCAGTTGTCTCAGGTTTCTTACCTTGGCGAAATTGTGATTGGGTTAGATCGCGCCGATCGGGAGCAGTTTCTTTACGCCCGAAAATTTTTCTCTCGGTTGCCGCACCGACATCGAATTCTCTGGAACGATGGTCCGCGCCTAAAGGCGCTCAGCGATGAACTGGCAGAAAAGTCGCTGGCACCGGAGGAACCCGGCAAAGGGCGGAATGTCTGGTTTTGTGTCGGCTACACGCTGGCATCGCGTCGTTCTGACTGTGTGGCGCTACATGATTGTGACATTGTCACCTATGACCGGGCAATGCTTGCCCGCCTGCTCTATCCTGTGGCAAATCCGCATTTTAATTATGACTTTTGTAAAGGCTATTACGCCCGTGTTGCAGAGGGAAAACTGAATGGCCGTGTGGGGCGTCTGCTGGTTTACCCGTTACTGAAATCGCTGCAAAAGGTCTACGGCAATTCCGACTATCTGGATTACATGCGCAGCTACCGATACCCGCTGTCCGGCGAGTTTGCGATGCGCACCACCATCCTGAACAACCTGCGTATTCCTGGCGATTGGGGACTGGAAATTGGCGTGCTGTCAGAAATTTATCGCGGAACCGCAACCCGCCGTATTTGTCAGGTGGATATCGCGGATCGCTACGACCATAAACATCAGCCGATGTCTGAAGATGATCCAAACGCGGGATTGCAGCGTATGGCAACGGATATCACAAAAGCGCTGTATCGCAAGCTGGCGATTCTCGGCGTGAATATCACCACGGACTCTTTCCGCGTCCTGCGGGCGACCTACTACCGGACCGCGCTCGATATGATTGATGCTTTCGAACATGACGCACGCATGAATGGCCTGAGTTTCGACCGCCATAAAGAGGAGTCGGCGGTGGAGTTATTTTCTGATGTGATCACCTTTTCTGGCCATGCCTATAGCGATGTCCTGGGGGATAAACCGTTTGTGCCGAGCTGGAACCGCGTGCAGTCTGCTTTTCCCGATATTCTTGAGCGATTGTATGCGGCGGTAGAAGCCGACAATCAAGAAACGTGA
- a CDS encoding mannosyl-3-phosphoglycerate phosphatase-related protein: MQMRNTKLIIFSDLDGSLLDHETYRWDAAQPWLARLANEATPLIITTSKTEAEIEPLRQALGLEQYPYIAENGAIAVLPSAWQTHPDYPKKRIGAEYSIIRTQLMQLRASGFRFKGFGDMNSAEIAEMTGLTEQDAQRAQQREATEPLLWLDEQNALPRFCQLLAKADLALTQGGRFYHVMNAQTSKGFMVNWIKTQYIEKFGTDITTLGLGDGPNDISLLCAVDCAVLIKGKENQIVNLPESYSGKQYGTQHSGPQGWSEGLDHFINNGHFSV; encoded by the coding sequence ATGCAAATGCGTAATACGAAGCTGATTATTTTCAGCGATCTCGACGGATCGTTGCTCGATCATGAGACTTATCGGTGGGATGCCGCGCAACCGTGGCTGGCGCGGCTAGCAAACGAGGCAACCCCGTTGATTATTACCACCAGTAAAACGGAGGCTGAGATTGAGCCCTTACGGCAGGCGCTCGGGCTGGAACAATATCCCTACATTGCAGAAAACGGCGCTATTGCCGTGCTGCCGTCGGCATGGCAAACGCATCCTGATTACCCAAAGAAGAGGATTGGCGCAGAGTATTCCATTATTCGCACCCAGTTGATGCAACTACGCGCATCCGGTTTTCGCTTCAAAGGCTTTGGCGATATGAACAGCGCGGAAATCGCAGAGATGACGGGGTTAACCGAACAAGACGCCCAACGTGCGCAACAGCGAGAAGCCACGGAACCGCTGCTGTGGCTGGACGAGCAAAATGCCCTACCGCGTTTTTGCCAGTTATTGGCAAAGGCGGATCTGGCTCTGACACAAGGTGGCCGCTTCTATCACGTCATGAATGCTCAAACGAGTAAAGGATTCATGGTTAACTGGATAAAAACACAGTATATCGAGAAGTTTGGTACTGACATCACGACTCTTGGTCTGGGAGACGGTCCGAATGATATCTCTCTGTTATGCGCAGTGGACTGCGCCGTATTAATTAAAGGCAAAGAAAATCAAATTGTTAACCTACCTGAATCGTACAGCGGCAAGCAATATGGCACGCAGCATTCAGGGCCTCAAGGTTGGAGTGAAGGACTGGATCACTTTATCAACAACGGTCATTTCTCGGTATGA